The following proteins come from a genomic window of Acinetobacter sp. SAAs474:
- a CDS encoding GlsB/YeaQ/YmgE family stress response membrane protein, whose amino-acid sequence MWSLIVAILVGFIAGLIARAIKPGNNKAGFIITTLLGMGGSLVATYGGRALGLYGENATAGFFASVIGAIVILYLYGLLTKNA is encoded by the coding sequence ATGTGGTCATTAATTGTCGCAATTTTGGTCGGCTTTATTGCAGGTTTAATTGCACGTGCCATTAAACCAGGTAATAACAAAGCAGGTTTTATCATTACGACTTTACTCGGTATGGGAGGCTCTTTAGTCGCAACGTATGGTGGACGAGCACTTGGTTTGTATGGTGAAAATGCGACCGCCGGTTTCTTTGCTTCTGTCATTGGCGCTATTGTGATTTTATATCTGTATGGTTTATTGACAAAAAATGCTTAA